GATTCCAAggcttatttatatatatgtattttttttttttaatcttttgtttaTTCCCAAATTCCTTGAATATTTTGTACTTCATCAATGCCACTATTTTGGCTTGTTTATTAATTCATTGATTCAAGTACAGCATCTTGTAAAGGCTAATAAAACACATCTAAGCATGCTAGCCTACTCACATGCATTAAATTAggaaaagaaagatgcaaatgtaTGGCTTATTGCACAAGCacttcaaagaagaaaaaacaagtgCTTCAATTAGATTCTCTGTCGTACTGCACTTCAAATATATCATGTAATTTATCTTGGATTATATTGTAAATTGTATTtagctgagaaaaaaaaagaaattgtaaattGTATATTACTACATGTAAAACGGTATTAGACTATTAGTTATAAAGCACAACAAGCTGATTTCAACAAAAAGCAAATTTATATGAATGATAAggatttcattaataaaaaactCAGAGAACAACTCCTGCTGAGCAGAAAACAAAGCTCCAAAGGGAGGCACACAGAATGTACAaacaaaagaaaccaaatacAAGAACACCAGGAAGAATCACAGAGGGCACCTTAACAtttacatcaaaataaaaaaaactagacCCAATTTAGCAAACTGAGGTCATCAAGTAGGCAAAACGCAGGTACGTATTATCCACATATAGTACATCACAAACGCCAAATTAATCTTTGCCTAAGGAGTGGATCATTAACATGGTTCCTTGTATCAAGCagattgtttattttattacattttccatttatttagGTGTTGAGATTCCTTATGTCTCTTGTTAGACTGCATATGCTAATGTGATAAATGAAACCTGTGATTTTTTTCACGGTTTACATGCTTTTAAAAATTGGCATTTAGTTGTAGCTCCCCTACAGTTCTTTATTAAAGCTAGTAAGTTGGAACCTGGCTGATTTTCATTTTGACCTATCAAATATTTGTATAGGCTTACAATGCACTAGGGGTCTGTTATGTACGCGATGGGAAGCTTGACAAGGGAATTAAACAATTTGAAACAGCTGTGAGGATTCAGCCAGGCTATGTCACAGCTTGGAACAACCTTGGTGATGCCtatgagaagaagaaagagtacGATTCTGCTCTCAAAGCATTTGAAGAAGTGCTGCTTTTTGACCCTAACAATAAGGTGGCACGGCCTCGACGAGATGCTTTGAAGGACCGTGCAAAAATGTATAAAGGTGTTTCTGTGAAATCAAAGGACAGATGATTTGACTGAGGATTTCATACAGCATGTATTAATTCTAACAATGATCTATGGCTAACGAGCATATACATGTATCAAGAACCTCATTTTGGTTGGCATGGCATAGAGCTTTAGATAAACAGTGAGCAGATGTTCCATGGTTTGAATGGATTTTACTTATAAGGGGCCTCTGAATGAAACATCccaatttgttttttctattttttgtagTGCCTAAGAAgagtatttgtttttttattgcaCTTTGAATCACGTTTTTGAATGTTTATGATTTGTATGACATGACCTCCATTATAtgtattattgtaattttaatcattatcttatttttatttgtttgataaaataaagTCAATGTGTgttaattattttacttttttcaaaaacttattgaaCAACCCTCATAAATAATTCATGCTATGTAGGCGAGCCGCCAGAATAATAGTGTCTGggaagagttttttttaaaaattgctttTGCTTTCTCAACTGTTTTGCaaataatctaattttttagcattttggaAAATAAACTAACTTTTAGCCTTTTGTCAcactttgaaataaaaattattaagaacTATTATATCTTTTAATAATTACTATCAAATAAACAACCAAAATCTGTCGAGTATTCAAATTGATACTAAATAAATTGCtggattacttttttttttttttcttctcaataatAACTTGCAGGACTACTTATGAGCACGAGTAAGTTGTCATTTACTTTACCCAAATTTGAACCTGCGGTTGATGGGTGAGTTAATCTGTGGTTGAACTTGAAATTGtaacttattaattattatgcaACAAATCCAAAGTGGAGTTAACAATCATCTTGTAGAGCTTTAAGAATAGCAAATCccacaaaacaagaaaaagagatgCACTCTCTCCATAAACAAAGATGACAATGAAATGAACGGAGATTGttctaaagagaaaagaaacaccCATGTCCACTAAAGTCCACAATCATGTAGTCTTTGTTCTATCACATTTCAAATAAGTCCTTTTCATTTCACAAGATAGAGATTCCCATGTCACCATCCTCTTATTGTCATTGCATATGTCATTtgtgtgaaatcattaaagtcCTGTTGTTCTCATGCCAATGTGAATCATATAAACTTTAGACTTGGGCCTGGTCTTGAGCCCGCTAAAAATCATTTTCATGTTGTCATGTTATAATAACATAAAGTCAAGGGGCTGAAATGATATGAAGTGCATGGAATACATGATTGGCACTTGGCAAAAAGATGAAGTGTAACATGGACAAGTGTGATAGGCTAACTAAAAGGAACATCGCACCTTGCTTTCTAACCTCCCACCACAAGAACTTGATCAGTTTATTAATAGTATTATAATTtacaaacaaaactttttttcgcaacatttttcatatttgttaAAATGGTCGACTCTGAGTGGTAGACACAACTTTTTAGAtagacttattattattatttttttgtttcattattCATAATGAACCATTTTATTTGTAGCATTAGTACTATTgtttataagaaaaatgaatttgtgTCTTATACAAATCCTCTATTCCACTTTTTGTATCATGCTATATAACCTACCATGATTCTTGTTGGTGGCCATtccaattattatttatttctatcCGATAAGTATCGAGCTCAATGTTCCCTATTGTCTGTGGGTTTGGGCTCAATGCTACATTTCGCTTGTATAGTTGCAACACCAATGGCTTGTTGTGTCCAGCTTGTACTGGGTTTTAGCAATCCCAATTTTTTCATACCATGCGTAGAATCCATGAGCCCATAAAGTAGGCGTTGTCGTGTTGTGTTGATGCAAATTGCAatatcaaaaattcaaaatgattTGATTGGGCTTGAGTTGACTTCCACAATTTAGCCCATAAAGAGTGGGGTCAAAATCCTACGTGTCTTCCAAGATTAGAGAAAATTGGACATTAgcagataaaataatttttctaataatttggGAAATATGTATTCCTCACTTGAGAGGTTAGAacttagaatataaatttttttcccagaaataaaaataatacagaaaattctaatatataaatctttataaaataataggGACGAAGTAATCCACCTCAACGTCTCTCCATTTTTccaactataaaaaaaaaaaaaaaaaaccttatttccAATCTTCCTAGAACCTGTGACACACTCTAAGATAGTATAGAGTAGAGCCCCAATGCAAAtgattttaagtaatttttttccgaagtttttaacttaaaaatcaCTCCTGGGACTTGGGAGTATCATTTTAGTCGCGAATCCCAACATTTATTTTGTCAAGAAAAATGCAAGCAAATTTGTATCCCCCAAAAACACATTTTGCCAGCTCAGAGTTAATTTCCCTAGTCCATTTTTAATAAGAATCTGTAGTATACCAGCATGTTAGGTAATATCTTATTCACAAGGTTTTTAGACCCGGACCGGTAGGTCGAACTCTAAAAACCGAAAACTAAATGGAAATTCGGTTTTTAAGTATAGAGAACCAAACATATGTGGCAATTTCGTAAACCCCTAAAACCTGGATTGAACCCTTAAAACCGGGCGGTTcaaccccttagcaatttttttttaataaaaacaacttaacacaattttgcGGTCCAAacccttagcaattttttttaataaaaacaacttaacacaattttattctacttaattaaattatccatctcttacaaggaataaaacaaaattaaaattaaaatccttcaaagatattccactttacttcaaaaattaatcataaattttaatgtttacatgattattatcttattttattaactttcttttttaattattaaatatatgcataaaaatcattaaatttcccttgcatatatcaatatattattccattttgctagttttataaatttaatatctatatttaggctttaattaattatgacatcatcacggttCAACCTCGGTTCGACCTCGAAAATCTTGAACCTTtccttttacggttcaatgaacaTTCCGGATCTGAAAACCTTACTTGTTCATATTCTCACCAAACTAATCAATCTACATAATTTGCCAATAGCTATTTCAAAATCAGAATGCAATAAGACAAGCTCGTAGGCAGCATTCAAATaattcaacttaaaaaaaaagaagaaaaaaagaagagacagCCAAACACCCTTGTTAATTCCTCTCAAAATATCATTTATATTCGAATGAAACCATTTTACagttcaaataaaaagaaaccatTTTATACGTCTAtatactatttaaataaaaagaaataaaattttaatcataaaatgaactttctccatttgaaatgatggttaaaagttaaaacaaagaAGATCTTGTTCCATCCCACAACTGTCCAACAAATCTTAGAAAATGATGATTATACAAGAAGTTCAAAACTTCAATGCATTATCTCTATTTAgttccttaaaataaaaaaaaaaaaaaaacattcctCACAATGAGACTATCTATTCTTCATCTTGTTAATCATAGTGAAAATTTTCGAAAATGTTGTAGTTTGATGATGCTGAAGTTGACACcagttttaaactttagtattTATATACAGCTTTTTAAAAACAcactttttttcaatttttttctcattttttcaaatattttcaaGGTACAAATATACTTTAGCACACTTTCAGTAAAAAACTAGATAAGTCGTTTCTAATGGATCCactatttataagaaaatttaggTCAAATCCTCTTCCCTCACTTGTTGtctatttggattttggacACAATTGTGTACCAAAAGTGACCATTCATATCACATTTTTAGAGTGAATTTAATACTTATGACTAAACTTCTctcatttagttttttatttttttaaaatttttgtttgaaaagtcaGCCTCTTAGTATACTCAATTATTTgcatataaaattcaaaaagaaattgcATTGTGACCCTTTAAAGTTCTGCATAATTTTAAAGTCAATGATAGTGGCAGCAAAATTATTGGAGTTTTATAGTATTACTCAACAGAGTCTTAACAATATAAACATCAACACTTGTACCGGCAATGACTGAGATATACCTATTCGGCATACTTGATTTTTAGATTGGAAAGCGACAAATTCCTCGAATCccagtatttttctttttgataggaTCGAATCCCAGTATTTCAATCTCAAAGGATAAGCTCCCAAGTCAAACATTACGTTGTATAACATGCCTAGCAAAAGCAAcaacaagaaatgaaaaagaacacGTGTCTGTCAATTTAGATTGCACCCAAGTAATAAACAAGaaatttcttgtttctttttgtcCTCTGCCATGAACCTACGTGAAGGTGTTGCATTAATAGgcatatataatatgatataataGAGCTCACCTatttcttcttaaaaataatCCATACAACCCAAGACGTGGACTTGCAGTTTTCATGGCCTCATAAGCTCCAAAATGCTCTGAGTTTAGAACTTTTAATCAATATCTTGGAATGAGTTCTAATGAGATTTGTTCCTAACAAGGACTTGAAATTaatcaaatacccaaaaattCTAGATACCCACTTTTAAGTCTAGCAATTTTCAAGCCTCGTAAGCTGCTTTgagttttaaacttttaatcaGTATTTTAGGACTATTTTCGATAAGATATGTTTCTATAATTACTTAGTGTgtatttgacaaaaattaaaaagtcaatttattttattatttagcttatttttgttactatttatggacTTCAAAGCaatttttgatactattcattgccccactatactatttcagtttATTTTGACGTTTATCTATTGTatttttaacaacaaaaaatttcaatctaacaaaataaacaaatttcaaaCCGACCTTCTAACGTATATAATACAACGAATAGAGAATAATCATATACTGAAAAACATTGATATTCatgtttcaaaaatatataaaaataaaatcatgtaTATCTGTTGATAATAAAAAGAGCAAACAAAGGCAGTAGTTTGGTAGAACCTGGCGGTGGCGTAACTTCCTGGTACTTTCCTATCAGTTAACTCTCCCCCAAACAAAACTATCTCATCCTATATTTTAAGTCCTGAGTTGAAAAAACCAACTTGTTAAAAACTTTTAAAGCCAAGTCAAATATGCATATGCGTTTCTCAgaatcagagaaaaaaaaaattaaaaattaaaaattaaagtacCATCCAGTTGGTGTGGGACCCATCTCATAACCAATCAAGCTTCAGAgatccccttttttttttaatcttagcCTAGCTATATAAAACAACAAAAGCTAGTACACAAAAACAAACCAATCTATCAGAACTCTAAGTTGTGACCCACCAACGTTTGTGATTTATTGCACCAGCCTCAAAAGGTGTGTCCCACAAGTGACGGCTCTGATTGATGGGGTTCACTCAATTGGTCAATGTTGACCCAACAAATGGACGGTTGAGATTGATGGGGTTGACAAATTGTGGACCCCACTTTTGTTACAAACTCCAGGTAGACTTCCTTTtggtaaacacaaaattttgcTGATATATAGACAATAGACTCAGCTGagttcaattttcaatttcaattcttCTCTTTGAAACATATGGATTGAGAACCCAAGTCAGAGGAGACAAAGGGTATCCAAGCAATATTGAATCTGGTGAGCATCTGACTCTTAACACTTTCTTTGAGTTACTTCTCTTTCTAGGGTTCTATTGAGAAAAAAACatatagcttttttttattatcatggCACATGTTTATAATATCTTGAAGTTGTTCTTAATTAGCTCTTAACTCTTAGTTTGTAATCATGGGTATTGGCTAAGTGTTGAGATCCTTGATTTTCTTTCACTGAAATGTTTGAATTTTGGATATTTGGGGTTATTTGATTGAATTACAAAAGGGATAAAAATTGAGGCGTTTAAGTAATTAAGCTCAAACCATATTTGAATTAGGTTTTTGGTAATTAAGTTCAGTAACAAGTTGAAGTTTGAGCCTTTATGGGGATACTTGGGATATTAACTTAAGTTAATCAATTgaatgaagaaagaagagatATATAGGGTAGCTTTTAATTTCTGTGAGTAAGTTGACTTCTAATGGAAAAAGGGTAGCTCGTAATCATTGGTAGGATTAAGATAATGATTTCATGAATAAGTTTCTGGGAGAAGGTTAGATCCTTATTATCCTACCATAAGTACATAAAGAAACTGAATGAATTTGGTCAAAAGAAGTGGAATGATATCAAAGTCCTTACTCTAAATTGATTGAGAGAGTGAATTGGGAGTCTAAATTTCTGATTGAGATTGTGATTTCTGTGTAATTATATTGTCTATTTGATGCTTAAGGTTTTCTAGTTTtccaacaccccccccccccccttaaaaAAAGGGCAATCTTAACTGAGCAATATGATGGTGGCAGCAGTGTTTTTTCTTTCTGAATTTTGATTGCTATTGTCTAATTCATCACAATATTCCAGCTGTGATAGGTGCAATTAGGATTGGAAATGGATCGCAAAGAGATGCCACGTCCAACTGCAGACACCTGGGGAAAGTCTTTTCCTTCGGGGAATGAATTACTTAAGAATATCTCCTCCGATGACACACCTCTTACCAGTTCTCAGCGTCCTCAGCAGAAATGGGAGGATCCCTCCATGTTAGATTACAACACTAGAATTGAACCACCTTTCCAAGAGTTCAAGCAACGTTCTGAAACCCAATCGTCACTTCCTAATAATCAAAATAAGGTTACAGATGAAGATGTTCAGATGAATGGAACAATTCAAACAGAGAAAATCCAAGACTGGGATCCAAGAGCAATGCTAAATAATCTCAATTTCCTGGAGCAAAAGATACATCAGCTCCAGGATTTAGTGCATTTGATTGTTGGCAGGAGAAGCCAAGCATTGGGGCGACCAGATGAACTTTTAGCTCAGCAAAAGCAACTCATCACTGCTGATCTTACTTCAATTATTGTTCAGTTGATCTCTACTGCAGGTAGTCTTCTCCCATCTGTGAAGCCCCTTTCTGGCACTACTCCTACTGGACAGCTTGGACAGCTTGGTGGGCTCTTCTTGCCTTCCACAGTAGGCCCGAATGGCAGTGTTCAGCCGCAAAATAATGGTGGAAGCAAAGTTTCTGATCAGTCTAACCAGATGGATATAACTGTTAATTGTGGgaatgaacaaaattacaatgtgGAAGAACATGAATCAAAAGATGATGAAGATGCTGATGAAGGAGAGAACCTTCCACCTGGTTCCTATGAAATCTTACagttagaaaaagaagaaatccTTGCACCCCACACCCACTTTTGTACAATATGTGGGAAGGGTTTCAAGCGGGATGCAAATCTACGGATGCACATGCGTGGTCACGGGGATGAGTACAAAACCCCAGCAGCCCTTGCAAAACCCAATAAAGAGGCCACCTCTGAACCGATGCTTATTAAGAGGTATTCCTGCCCATATGCTGGCTGCAAGCGGAACAAGGATCACAAAAAGTTTCAGCCTCTGAAGACTATTCTATGTGTCAAAAACCATTATAAAAGGACTCACTGCGATAAAAGCTATACTTGCAGCAGATGCAATACCAAAAAATTCTCAGTTATTGCAGACCTCAAAACTCATGAAAAGCATTGTGGCAAGGATAAATGGCTTTGTTCCTGTGGCACAACATTCTCAAGGAAAGACAAGCTTTTTGGACACATTGCTCTTTTCCAAGGACACACTCCTGCCATTCCCCTTGAAGAAACTAAAGGCCCAACTGTACCTCCTGATCGAGGGGAAGGCAATGAAGCAATAAATAAGGTCAGAagtataaatttcaattttggctCCAATGCTCCCGATGGGAATGAAGTACAAAATACTGCTGATGTGAAAGGAAATATTGAGGATCCAACTGGATATTTCTCACCATTGAACTTTGATACATGGAATTTTGGTGGGTTTCATGAGTTCCCTCGACCCCCATATGAAGAATCAGAGagttctttatcttttcttataCCAGGGTCATGTAATTACACTGTGCCAGGGTCCTGTAATTACACTCAGAAAACTGGAGCAGAATCAAGTTCTAATAATCCCGAGTAATGTTGATGTAACTCAAATTATACTGGCAGCAGGCTTGAAGTTCCTAGTATCTGTAATATTTTGTAAGATTGTGATCCCATGTACCATTTAATTTCTTTAGCTTtaataaattgattttctttaatAGCTTCTCTATTGTATATTCCAAGGCCATTTGTTTGTTCATCAAGACaaagcaaagaagaaaattacaaaCTGCACGAGCAACTCTGGAAGCTGCACCTCAGGCTGCCAGAATAGGTTGAAATTTAGAGTATCATTACATTGTAAGATGTACGTATCATACTAGATAGATGCCAAATGCTTATAGAATATCCATTCCATGATAGAGATTGGCATGACTTGTTAAATGATCCAATGTCAGATGTGTTAAGGTTGACCaacttatcattttttcatATGATTTCCTAGTTACCCCCATTCGCTTTGTTCCCCAAGAACCTTCAAGTCTAGCCAGAAAAGAGGAGcctttaaaaaatgtcattcaTATCCTATTTTCTTACTTTGGTTTCTTATAGAGGTTCCTTAAGTGAATAATCCaaaaatgtaattatatatGTTGAAGATGAAAGAAAACGAAATAGTGGAAGAAAATCTGTATAGCCTATCATATGATTACCTCAACATAGTCTCTAAACACTGAAAATTTAAACTTCAAAATCAATTATACAAAGGAGTGATTCTTGGAGAATATTATGTGAATACTTCCTTAGAAGGCTCCAAAAATAATGATGTGACTAGCCCAAATTCCTTGATTTCGGCCAATAGAAGACAAACTAATACCAATACCATTGTATGCATAATTCAAAAACCATGCTTCAAGCCTAAGTTGTCATAcatttactataaaaaaaaaattaaaaaaattggtcatACATTTACTCAGATGTTATGTTACTTCATCACTTGGACAAGTGATGAAGTACATAACATCTGGTCCCAGAATATTATAGTCAAAGTCAGTAGCAATGTTTGTAGACACCAGCAGAAAAACAATTATCCCAGGTCACAAATTGACCTAAAGAGCTCCATTTTTATAATCATTTAGTGCAAAGAATATTATAGGTAGCAGCAGAAAAACAATAATTCCAGGTCACAAATTGACCTAAAGAGCTCCATTTCTGTAATCATTTAATTCAAAGAATATTATAGGTACCAGCCGCTACTGCAATACAGGCTGAATCATCccaaaaaggaaacaaagaaaaaaaatacagacTGAATTGTTTATCTGACTGAATAAATCTGCCCATAATGAGAATTATGATGCAGAATGAGCTTCAAACCCTTTGCAGTTTCTCCTTTGGCTGACTTCTTGAAGGGGCAGCGATAATACTGCTCCCTTAAAACTATATCGTCTTTGTAAGACCATGTAAGCCCTCTGGGAGAGCTATCAGCCCACAAGAACCTGTCAGAGAAGGGGTTCACCAGACTCTCACGGAATTCCTGTGCTGTCTCACAGATCAAACCCTGcaaaaacaaacagaaaatgTAAGTCCAGAGTTCATATAGTGCAAAAGGAAGGAAAGCTAGGGGAGGGAGGGCATTATATTAGCAGAGATAGTACCTCTGCCATGGCTTTGATTTTCAGTGTAACATCATCACTGAGAAGGACAAGACGTCCATCATTCTTCATTTTCCTGTATAAAAGAGCACAGTCAAGGATGTGGTCGTCTTCTGTTGGTGAAACAATTTCTGTTAAATTCCAATGGCTTGAAAATGGCATCGAGCTTGGTTTCCCGCAAGAAAACCCCATAGTGCCCTGGCCAAAACAAGATTGAGGAGTAGCAGGAGGGGTAGGAGCAATTGCCCTTGCCTCCTCAATTGAGTTCTGCACATGAATCCAACACTTTGTTTTCACCATACATTCTTCAATCCATTCCAATACCAAAGAAGCCTCTGTTCTTTTTCTGAACAGACTACCACGTCGCTTCAGACAATCCAATTCCCTTAAgactgattaaaaaaaaatcatcaattgtagGAAGAAGAACTAGTTGAGTAAATATGAGATCGTGAAATTTAAATCAGACTAGAAATGCTATAAGAGAACTGCATAAATAATTTAGTTACCCATTCTTGGGATGATCAAATGAGTTCCCTTAAGACCCTGCAAAAGATGTAATGTCTTCCTTGACTCCTTGTTCAGAAGAGTAGCAGTGTCCACTACCATATTCCAGTTTCTCCCAGCCTCTCCATTGGAGTTATTCTGCAAATGATGTAAAGAGCAACTTAATACCATGGGAGTAAATTATTAAACAGATttaacatttaattttaaacaacttACAGAAGAGATGTTAGTGACCTTCTTCACCATTGTTTGAGTACTGGTGACAGAATTGCAGCTTCCCATTGCAGTGTCAGGGACTGAAGCCTCTGATCTGCTTTTGCCTGTTGACTTCCCTAGTAGAGATTGAAAGGGAACCCTATCTGATCTCCTCTTTATCCCTTGTTCCAACCTAACTCGATTTCTTGAGGTTGGTCTAGCTGATAAAGAGGCAGTCATGTCTTCTTTTGGATAGATACTGGGGCTGAGAGTAACCTTTGACAAGGACGATCTGCATGACTTAGAGTGCTTAGTTTCTTCTACCGTAACCTTCTTTTTCAAGGACTTAACCGGAAGAGTGTTTGGGCTGAAGTTCTCCTTATCTGGAGTAAAGATTTCTTCCTCCTCATCTGAACCAGTGAAAAGAGCCTTTGAGTGCTTAATTTCTTCTACCCTACTGTTCTTTTTCAAGGACTTCACTAGAAGAGTGTTTGGGGTGAAATTCTCCTTATTCGGGGTAAAgatttcttcttcctcatctgaACCAGTGAAAAGAGCCTTTGAGTGCTTAATTTCTTCTACCCTACTGTTCTTTTTCAAGGACTTCACTAGAAGAGTGTTTGGGGTGAAATTCTCCTTATTCGGGGTAAAgatttcttcttcctcatctgaAGCAGTGAAAAGAGCCTTTGAGTGCTTAATTTCTTCTACCCTACTGTTCTTTTTCAAGCACTTCACTAAAAGAGTGTTTGGGGTGAAATTCTCCTTATTCGGGGTAAAgatttcttcttcctcatctaAACCAGTGAAAAGAGCCtttgaaattgatttattttctgtATTCTCCTGATCATGTGTTCCAACTTCAGCATCAATACCAGCCATGATGATCTCACTCCTACTCTGACCTGTTCGAATCAGAGGAACACTAGCAGCTTTACCTCTTCTTGACCAAATGCTACGTGAATTCAATTTTTCTTCTGATTGTAATGGGGATCTTTCTGATATTTTTACTTCAGATAGTCCTGCTGCATTAACAACAGATTGTGGACTCTggctttctttgttttctgtAAACTCTGAGAGAACTGTTACAAGAATTTCCCCAGCAAAAAAAGATGAATCAGCAGATTCTATTGCAATGGGTACAGAATAAAGGCCCGAGATTTCCATCACTTCATGGCCCTTCCTTGATACActatggtttttggtttcttcaaGTAATTCAGCTTGTGGATTGCCCTCTTCATCAGAAGATGCATACTCCAGGCTCACCAGCATGTTCATTTCTTGTTCCGTTGTGCCATTTTCTTCCACTCCTCCATTAGATGGTGATTGCAAAGCCAAGATAGACTGTGGGGTCTGGTTTTCTTCATTGACTTGTTGATCATTAGTCACTACAGGAATTTCCTCAACCAGCAAAGACAAGTTCTCCATCATTAGAGGTCCAGACCAATAGCTATGGCCTTTTCCCAATGAGATGTTCTCAGTTTCTTTAGGTACTTCGGCCACAGAATGCATTATATCTTGGTTGTGAACATAAATTGGAGAACCTCTATTTACTGAAAGCTCAAATTCCTGCTCTGAACTTATTAAGGGGCTCTCAGGCGCATCTCTTTCAGACAACACTTCCATGACGGAATGAGGTTTTGAGCTCATACTTTCTTTCTCCAACTGTCGATTTTCATTCTCTGATATAACTTCTTCCCCAACAGGAAAAGACAAGTTCACCAATTCAGCTCTAGGTTCCAAGGGCCCAGACCAAAGGCCAAAGATT
This genomic stretch from Castanea sativa cultivar Marrone di Chiusa Pesio chromosome 1, ASM4071231v1 harbors:
- the LOC142608410 gene encoding uncharacterized protein LOC142608410 isoform X1 — its product is MADKKEQEMKIPVFTVLKNGAILKNIFIVNTPPSPTSVSQDYEETLVVGRHPDCNITLTHPSISRFHLQFHSNPSIQHLSLIDLSSVHGTWVSDKKVEPGVRVELKEGDTVRVGGSSRVYRLHWIPLSCAYDSEIPFVPPAFEDKEDDNAEEIYQDVKSLSIEERDSLVVEGKEENEYQDENSLSVENRKNESQDLSLVELESLCFNEKLELIVKKEIPSAPPLPGNMVFDEMEGDESSSRIDHELKEIFGLWSGPLEPRAELVNLSFPVGEEVISENENRQLEKESMSSKPHSVMEVLSERDAPESPLISSEQEFELSVNRGSPIYVHNQDIMHSVAEVPKETENISLGKGHSYWSGPLMMENLSLLVEEIPVVTNDQQVNEENQTPQSILALQSPSNGGVEENGTTEQEMNMLVSLEYASSDEEGNPQAELLEETKNHSVSRKGHEVMEISGLYSVPIAIESADSSFFAGEILVTVLSEFTENKESQSPQSVVNAAGLSEVKISERSPLQSEEKLNSRSIWSRRGKAASVPLIRTGQSRSEIIMAGIDAEVGTHDQENTENKSISKALFTGLDEEEEIFTPNKENFTPNTLLVKCLKKNSRVEEIKHSKALFTASDEEEEIFTPNKENFTPNTLLVKSLKKNSRVEEIKHSKALFTGSDEEEEIFTPNKENFTPNTLLVKSLKKNSRVEEIKHSKALFTGSDEEEEIFTPDKENFSPNTLPVKSLKKKVTVEETKHSKSCRSSLSKVTLSPSIYPKEDMTASLSARPTSRNRVRLEQGIKRRSDRVPFQSLLGKSTGKSRSEASVPDTAMGSCNSVTSTQTMVKKVTNISSNNSNGEAGRNWNMVVDTATLLNKESRKTLHLLQGLKGTHLIIPRMVLRELDCLKRRGSLFRKRTEASLVLEWIEECMVKTKCWIHVQNSIEEARAIAPTPPATPQSCFGQGTMGFSCGKPSSMPFSSHWNLTEIVSPTEDDHILDCALLYRKMKNDGRLVLLSDDVTLKIKAMAEGLICETAQEFRESLVNPFSDRFLWADSSPRGLTWSYKDDIVLREQYYRCPFKKSAKGETAKGLKLILHHNSHYGQIYSVR
- the LOC142608410 gene encoding uncharacterized protein LOC142608410 isoform X3, which codes for MADKKEQEMKIPVFTVLKNGAILKNIFIVNTPPSPTSVSQDYEETLVVGRHPDCNITLTHPSISRFHLQFHSNPSIQHLSLIDLSSVHGTWVSDKKVEPGVRVELKEGDTVRVGGSSRVYRLHWIPLSCAYDSEIPFVPPAFEDKEDDNAEEIYQDENSLSVENRKNESQDLSLVELESLCFNEKLELIVKKEIPSAPPLPGNMVFDEMEGDESSSRIDHELKEIFGLWSGPLEPRAELVNLSFPVGEEVISENENRQLEKESMSSKPHSVMEVLSERDAPESPLISSEQEFELSVNRGSPIYVHNQDIMHSVAEVPKETENISLGKGHSYWSGPLMMENLSLLVEEIPVVTNDQQVNEENQTPQSILALQSPSNGGVEENGTTEQEMNMLVSLEYASSDEEGNPQAELLEETKNHSVSRKGHEVMEISGLYSVPIAIESADSSFFAGEILVTVLSEFTENKESQSPQSVVNAAGLSEVKISERSPLQSEEKLNSRSIWSRRGKAASVPLIRTGQSRSEIIMAGIDAEVGTHDQENTENKSISKALFTGLDEEEEIFTPNKENFTPNTLLVKCLKKNSRVEEIKHSKALFTASDEEEEIFTPNKENFTPNTLLVKSLKKNSRVEEIKHSKALFTGSDEEEEIFTPNKENFTPNTLLVKSLKKNSRVEEIKHSKALFTGSDEEEEIFTPDKENFSPNTLPVKSLKKKVTVEETKHSKSCRSSLSKVTLSPSIYPKEDMTASLSARPTSRNRVRLEQGIKRRSDRVPFQSLLGKSTGKSRSEASVPDTAMGSCNSVTSTQTMVKKVTNISSNNSNGEAGRNWNMVVDTATLLNKESRKTLHLLQGLKGTHLIIPRMVLRELDCLKRRGSLFRKRTEASLVLEWIEECMVKTKCWIHVQNSIEEARAIAPTPPATPQSCFGQGTMGFSCGKPSSMPFSSHWNLTEIVSPTEDDHILDCALLYRKMKNDGRLVLLSDDVTLKIKAMAEGLICETAQEFRESLVNPFSDRFLWADSSPRGLTWSYKDDIVLREQYYRCPFKKSAKGETAKGLKLILHHNSHYGQIYSVR